The Geminocystis sp. NIES-3708 genomic sequence ATCCTGATTTTGAGCCACTACAACCTTCTATTAATGTCAATATCCGTACTAAAGATAATTATATTGAGACTGAGTGGGATGTGGTTGGCTGTGAAAGTTTTATAGAAGAAATAGGTAAATGGGCAAAATTACGCCCCGGAGAAGCTATTCCGACTTAAAGTTGTGGGAAAGAAGAAAAATATGGATAATCCCTCAAAAGAAAAAATCAGCCACAGCAGGAGATTGTAAACCAATAGCATTAAGAAGAAACTCTTGTTGGGTGAGCATTTTTCTGAGAGAATCATCATCAGGATGATCCCAACCTAAAAGATGTAAAAAACCATGACTAGCTAACCATGCTAATTCCGTTTTGAGAGAATGCTGTTGTAATTGAGCTTGTTTTTGGGCAGTTTCCACCGACATAATAATATCCCCAAGGGTAACAGAATCCATCAAATCATGATCGGGAAAATCTGCTTCTAGGGCTGCAAAAGTTAATACATCAGTAGGTTGATTTTTATGGCGAAATTGAGTATTTAAACTTTGAATTTCTTTATCATCAGTTAGTAAAAGACTTATTTCATAAATTTTATCTTCATCGAAATCAATATCAACAAGATTTAACCATTTTTCAAACCATTTTTGCCACTGAGATTCACTTATTGGTGATTTTTGATCATTATCAGGAAAAAATAAATCTTCTACGTACAGTTCGAGTTCATATTTTGTCATAATTTTATTTATCCCAGAATTTTATCATTGCTAATTGTTTAAATTTCTCCGTCGCCAACAACAATTTGTTTAAGGGTAGTGAAGGTTTCAAGACTAATTAATCCTCGTCGATTTCCTTTTTGATTAGATACACCTAAAAAAATGGAATTACTACCTTGTAAATAACGATAAAAACGAGGAGAAGTATTAATATAAATCAATGCACTATCTATTTCCATCGCAAAAATTCGCCCTTCTTGATAAGATTCTGTAACTAAACAATCAGCATGACCACTACTATATTCATTAATCCAAGCAATGGCATCATTTAAGTTATCCACAAAACGAAAAGCAATGGTTTTATTAAGAAAAGGTTGATTCCATTGATTTGGTTTAATTAAAGTTAGATATTCAGGAAATTCTTTAACTAAAGATTCATCGGCGACAAGGTTAAATTTTTGTTCTTTAAGATGGTTAAATAATCTGATAATAGAATTAGGTTTTTGTTGTTTATTGATTAAAACCTTTTCAATGGCATTAACTTGATCAGGTATTGTGTTGTAACTATCAACAATTACATGGCGAACTAAATCTAAATCATGACATAATGACCAATATAAAGAACAATTACCCATAGCAGATTTTAACACTGGTGCGGTTGCTATATGAGTGACTTTATGAATTAAACTTGGTCGTCCATAGGGAATAATTAAGTTGAGATATTGATCTTGAGTGACTAGTTCTTCCATAGAATATCCTTCTTCTGGCGGCAAAAATTGTACACACGACGGTGGGAAATTAGCCTCTTCTAAGGCAACTTGTAAAACTTGAACAATAATAGAATTAGTATTACTAGCTTCACTACTACCTTTTAAAATTAAACTGTTGCCCGTTTTGATGGTTAATCCTGCGATAATTATTGCTAATTCTGGTAAGGCTTCGTAAATAAAAGCAATAACTCCTAAAGGCATCAACTGCGAGTAATTCTGACAGTAAGTAACTTGATAAGGAGAATTGATAACTTTTTGAAAAGGATCTGGTAAATCTGCTAGAGTTTTAAGTATTTCTAAAGTCGATTTCAGTCTTTGAGGAGTCAACTTCAACCATTCTAAGATTAGATTGGGCACTGCCATTTCTTTGCTGATTTCTAAATCCAAAGTATTAGCCTGTAAAATATCATCAAAGCATTCTTCAAGTTTTTGCACCATTCGTAATACAGCTTGAGAGCGTTCAATTCCTTTGATACTACTCATTTGTAAAAATGCTTGATGGGCTTGATATAGGATTTGAGAAATAGATTGTATAGAATTTTGACTCATATTGTTGATGTTAACGACGAAAGGCGAACCAAATAGACAAAGATAGTAATATCAAGATTAAACTTATAATGGTAACAAAAATTAAGTTTATTCCTATATTTAAAGTCATTAATATGGGAGTGGATATCAAAATAAAAAAACTTAAACAAATAACACCCCATAAAAAATAGTTTTCTTGCCACGGCTTTTTTGTCGAAATCCAGCGTTTTCCATTCCAACGCCATCTTTTTTTATAAGGATAAGTGGGGTTTAATTGCTCTATATATCCATCTTTTTCAGCTACTACAAAAATTTGTTGACAACGATCGCAACCCATAGCTTCGGTTAATATAATAGGTAACAATATTCCTTTGCGACGACAAGGGCAAGGATATTGACAGTTTAAATCAATGGGATGGTTTTTTCCTAAGGGCACAATAACAAGTAAAAGAAACTGAATATTAACTACATTATAAGCAGTTGAGAGTTAATCATAGTCGCAGTTGACAGTTGACAGTTGACAGTTGACAATAATCAAATATCAAAGATTAATAAATTCATTATAGATGAAAAATATTTTAAGAGGTTTAAACGTTTATTTAATTGGTATGATGGGATCAGGTAAAAGCACCATCGGAAAAATATTAGCAGAAAGATTACATTATCGTTTTTTAGACACTGATGAGATGATCGAAAAAATAAGTCATAAAACGATTAATCAAATTTTTGCAGAAGAAGGTGAAGCCAGTTTTCGTAAATTAGAAAGTGCTATTTTACAAGAGATTTCTGCTTATATTCGCACTGTTATCGCTACGGGAGGTGGAATTATTTTATGTCAAGACAACTGGAGTCACTTAAGAGATGGTATGGTTATTTGGTTAGATGCACCAATCAACCTTTTAGTCGAAAGATTAGCGGATGATAATACTCGTCCTTTATTACATCAAGAAGATTTAACTATAAAATTGACGAAATTACGACAACAAAGAGAATCTTTATATCAACAAGCGGATATTATTCTTCCCATCACTGATAATGACACCCCTGAAGATATTGTCGAAAAATTGCTTCAAGAAATTCCTCTCCATGTTAAACCAGAGTTTAATCCCGAATTAAATTAAAGATTATTAATTGATAATCACTGAATATTTTTCAAATCTTGGTTAATCTGTTAAACCATGCTTCAAAGCAAATCTGACTAATTCAGTACGACTGTTTGTACCAGTTTTGCTGAAAAGACGACTAACATATTTTTCGACA encodes the following:
- a CDS encoding Ycf34 family protein, whose protein sequence is MCICVNCLYVDRCHAYFAVEEQHQQPHLNENPDFEPLQPSINVNIRTKDNYIETEWDVVGCESFIEEIGKWAKLRPGEAIPT
- the ybeY gene encoding rRNA maturation RNase YbeY, with protein sequence MTKYELELYVEDLFFPDNDQKSPISESQWQKWFEKWLNLVDIDFDEDKIYEISLLLTDDKEIQSLNTQFRHKNQPTDVLTFAALEADFPDHDLMDSVTLGDIIMSVETAQKQAQLQQHSLKTELAWLASHGFLHLLGWDHPDDDSLRKMLTQQEFLLNAIGLQSPAVADFFF
- a CDS encoding glutamate-5-semialdehyde dehydrogenase; amino-acid sequence: MSQNSIQSISQILYQAHQAFLQMSSIKGIERSQAVLRMVQKLEECFDDILQANTLDLEISKEMAVPNLILEWLKLTPQRLKSTLEILKTLADLPDPFQKVINSPYQVTYCQNYSQLMPLGVIAFIYEALPELAIIIAGLTIKTGNSLILKGSSEASNTNSIIVQVLQVALEEANFPPSCVQFLPPEEGYSMEELVTQDQYLNLIIPYGRPSLIHKVTHIATAPVLKSAMGNCSLYWSLCHDLDLVRHVIVDSYNTIPDQVNAIEKVLINKQQKPNSIIRLFNHLKEQKFNLVADESLVKEFPEYLTLIKPNQWNQPFLNKTIAFRFVDNLNDAIAWINEYSSGHADCLVTESYQEGRIFAMEIDSALIYINTSPRFYRYLQGSNSIFLGVSNQKGNRRGLISLETFTTLKQIVVGDGEI
- a CDS encoding shikimate kinase, whose amino-acid sequence is MKNILRGLNVYLIGMMGSGKSTIGKILAERLHYRFLDTDEMIEKISHKTINQIFAEEGEASFRKLESAILQEISAYIRTVIATGGGIILCQDNWSHLRDGMVIWLDAPINLLVERLADDNTRPLLHQEDLTIKLTKLRQQRESLYQQADIILPITDNDTPEDIVEKLLQEIPLHVKPEFNPELN